The genome window AGCGCTTGCCGCACGTCGAGCACACGACGAGGCCCGACAGCAGGTAGGCCGAGGAGTTGGCGGCCCGCTTGGACAGGTTCTCGCCGCGGCCCGCCCGCAGCTCCTGCGCCGCGTCGAACACTTCGACGTCGACCAGCGGCGGGTGGGGCGCCTTGTGGTAGCGGTCGCGGAAGAACACCTCGCCCACATAGGCCCGGTTGCGCAGCACGGTGAGCACCGACATGTGCGACCAGGGCTTGCCGTACTTGGTGCGGTGGCCGCGCTCGTTGAGCCAGTTGGCGATGGCCCGCGCCCCCGTGCGCTTGGTCAGGTAGAGATCGAACACGATGGGCACCAGCGGCGCCTCGTCCTCCACCACCACGAGGTGGCCCGTCGCGGAGTCGAGGCGGTAGCCGAAGGGCGGGCCACCGGCGGTCCACTCGCCCCGCGCCGCCTTGCGCTCCATGCCCGCGATGACCCGGTCGACGATGGTCGCCCGCTCGAACTCGGCGAACACGCCGAGCATCTGCACCATCATCCGGCCCGCCGGCGTCGTCGTGTCGAAGGGCTCGGTGGCGCTGCGGAAGGCCACGCCCGCCTTGTCGAGCTCGTCCAGCAGTTGCGCCAGGCCGCGCACGCTTCGGCTGAAGCGGTCCACCCGGTAGACCAGCAGGAGGTCGAAGCGGCCCGCCCGGGCCTCGGTCAGCATCCGCTGGAGGTCGGGCCGCTCGGTGGTCGCCCCGGTCATCTGGTCGGAGAACTGCCGCACCAGCTCCCAGCCCTCCTGGCTGGCGATGTAGCTGCCCAGCCTGGTGGCCTGGGCCTCCAGGGAGTTGGGCTGGTGCTCCTCGTCGGTGGAGATGCGGGTGTAGGTCGCCACCCTCATTCGTGATCGCCTCCTGTGTCGTCGCTGTGTCGGTCGTCGGTGTGGTCGTGGCCGTCGTCGGCCATGAGCGGCGCCAGCAGCGCCGCCAGGGCCGCCAGGGCGGCCCGCTCGTGCTCGTCGGTCAGGGGCACCAGGCGGGGCGCCCGGAGCCGATGGGGTGGGACGGCCGTCCCGGCCTGCGGCCGGATGGATGGGTGCCTGCCCCGGCACGCCGTGGCGTGCCGGGGCAGGGGTGGGTGTCGTTCGGCATGGGGCGTCTCGCCCGCAGCCCGCGTCGCG of Acidimicrobiales bacterium contains these proteins:
- a CDS encoding recombinase family protein yields the protein MRVATYTRISTDEEHQPNSLEAQATRLGSYIASQEGWELVRQFSDQMTGATTERPDLQRMLTEARAGRFDLLLVYRVDRFSRSVRGLAQLLDELDKAGVAFRSATEPFDTTTPAGRMMVQMLGVFAEFERATIVDRVIAGMERKAARGEWTAGGPPFGYRLDSATGHLVVVEDEAPLVPIVFDLYLTKRTGARAIANWLNERGHRTKYGKPWSHMSVLTVLRNRAYVGEVFFRDRYHKAPHPPLVDVEVFDAAQELRAGRGENLSKRAANSSAYLLSGLVVCSTCGKRFVGNIAGGSRYRYRYYTCFTRQRYGKDSCPTDRLPAEELDQAVLDALLALYEEVDLFERAADAARQRASAERDRLLTELDAVEAELRKGEDAIERYLLAFEAETLTDATCSKRLDTIADRAVELRARRMDLSSALEDEPRAPSEAQVAKVRKLILTAMKEGSMAERKVLMNALVHEVTVTSRADVVPVFRFPSPLLADGKVRPLARSAPPAVPDPMT